A region from the Rhodamnia argentea isolate NSW1041297 chromosome 7, ASM2092103v1, whole genome shotgun sequence genome encodes:
- the LOC115728571 gene encoding probable leucine-rich repeat receptor-like protein kinase At1g35710 translates to MASSFLLSAQSPLAVLLFFSLFLVGTTSFPGAGASASSIPVFAINATENKDEAEALLNWKYSLDNHSQSLLSSWHGNNACRFTGVTCDDHGAIAHLNLSDLGLGGTLDGLDFSRLTSVVIIELSNNSIHGSIPSSIGNLSKLNYLDLCNNELSGDIPPSIGTLESLHSLYLCANQLSGPIPPPLGKLGNLTELGLSRNNFSGPISREISDLRNLKYLYLWQNELSGPIPSEIGRLTSLIELDLSKNKLSNSIPHSIGNLTNLSLLYLFQNGLSGSIPSEIGRLASLIELELSESELTGSIPRSIGNLTSLSLLYLYQNELSGPIPSEIGRLTSLVKLDLSENKLSDSIPRSIGNLTSLSFLHLFSNGLSGSIPSEIGRLASLIELELSESELTGSIPRSIGNLTSLSLLYLFKNELSGPIPSEIGRLTSLVKLDMSENKLSDSIPCSIGNLTSLSSLHLFSNGLSGSIPSEIGRLASLIELELSESELTGSIPCSIGNLTSLSLLYLFKNELSGPIPSEIGRLTSLVELSLQRNKLSGSIPRSIGNLTSLSLLYLDQNELSGPIPSEIGSLTNLTILNLGNNKFFGSLPPEFNKLTELTDLQLYNNELEGELPEDVCLGRSLQNFSVLNNHFTGPIPTSLENCSTLIRLRLDRNQLTGNITEAFGIYPRLEYMDLSSNHLNGELSWKWEHCRNLTSLRISNNDISGEIPAIFGRMAQLQLLDLSSNYLSGEIPRELGSLSMLLELDLSNNSIMGNVPTEIGLLSHLTQLNLALNNLSGSIPVQLGSCKSLWSLNLSINKFQRSIPPEIGNTQVLEVLDLSYNILSENIPGELAKLRNLQILNISHNSLSGSIPQSFGDMSALTSIDVSYNDLEGPLPNVKAFNEAPFEAIQHNKGLCGNVVGLPKCNSTRSEKHNRHVGVSFAFILVLSFLGFLLFSCALVFPVIVNNRHRRIKKREDNKRGNDLDFMSILGYDGKVFYDRIIEATEGFDSKYYVGEGAYGIVYKAEISKGQTFAVKQTSSSQEDPEIVDLAPFEREIQALTSIRHRNIVKFYGFCSHAQRCFLVYEYLERGSLRTTLNDHQIAIEFGWDKRINVVRGVADALSYMHHECSPPLIHRDLTSSNILLDRDYEAHVSDFGTARLLKPDSSNWTAIAGTIGYIAPELAYSSVPTEKCDVYSFGVVALETIMGKHPRGYVSRECSSSAQTNLVMLKGVLDQRLSPLRLGLQDAQDVVLIAKLAFKCLQANPKLRPTMGQVSRELRSQVPLDMPLSAINLEQLRDPNIKKFGAFQEMS, encoded by the exons ATGGCTTCTTCCTTTCTGTTGTCCGCCCAGTCTCCTTTAGctgtcctcctcttcttctcgctCTTCTTGGTTGGCACCACTTCATTTCCTGGTGCAGGCGCTTCTGCTTCCTCCATTCCTGTTTTCGCTATCAATGCGACTGAGAACAAGGATGAAGCAGAGGCTCTCCTGAATTGGAAATACTCTCTTGACAACCATAGCcaatctctcctctcttcatggCACGGGAACAATGCTTGCCGCTTTACTGGTGTCACTTGCGACGACCACGGAGCCATCGCCCATCTAAATCTTTCCGATCTTGGTTTGGGAGGAACTCTAGACGGCCTCGACTTTTCGCGCTTAACCAGTGTGGTCATCATTGAACTTAGCAACAACTCAATCCATGGCTCCATTCCCTCGAGTATCGGTAACCTTTCCAAACTCAACTATCTAGATCTTTGCAACAATGAACTGTCCGGGGACATTCCTCCAAGTATAGGTACGCTGGAGAGTCTTCATTCTTTGTACCTATGTGCAAATCAGCTTTCTGGGCccattcctcctcctcttggAAAATTAGGCAATTTAACCGAATTAGGCCTTTCACGCAATAACTTTTCCGGTCCAATTTCAAGAGAGATTAGTGACTTGAGGAATTTGAAATATCTTTACTTATGGCAAAACGAACTTTCAGGACCCATACCTTCGGAAATCGGGAGGCTGACTTCTCTTATCGAGCTTGACCTATCAAAAAACAAACTCTCCAACTCAATTCCTCATTCCATCGGAaacttgacaaatttatctcttCTTTACCTCTTTCAAAATGGACTTTCGGGATCCATACCTTCAGAAATTGGGAGGCTGGCTTCTCTCATCGAGCTTGAACTATCAGAAAGCGAACTCACCGGCTCAATTCCTCGTTCCATcggaaacttgacaagtttatctCTTCTTTATCTCTATCAAAATGAACTTTCGGGACCCATACCTTCAGAAATCGGGAGGCTCACTTCTCTTGTCAAACTTGACCTGTCAGAAAACAAGCTCTCCGACTCAATTCCTCGTTCCATcggaaacttgacaagtttatctTTTCTTCACCTCTTTTCAAATGGACTTTCGGGATCCATACCTTCAGAAATTGGGAGGCTGGCTTCTCTCATCGAGCTTGAACTATCAGAAAGCGAACTCACCGGCTCAATTCCTCGTTCCATcggaaacttgacaagtttatctCTTCTTTACCTCTTTAAAAATGAACTTTCGGGACCCATACCTTCAGAAATCGGGAGGCTCACTTCTCTTGTCAAACTTGACATGTCAGAAAACAAGCTCTCCGACTCAATTCCTTGTTCCATcggaaacttgacaagtttatcttctcttcacctcTTTTCAAATGGACTTTCGGGATCCATACCTTCAGAAATTGGGAGGCTGGCTTCTCTCATCGAGCTTGAACTATCAGAAAGCGAACTCACCGGCTCAATTCCTTGTTCCATcggaaacttgacaagtttatctCTTCTTTACCTCTTTAAAAATGAACTTTCGGGACCCATACCTTCAGAAATCGGGAGGCTCACTTCTCTTGTCGAACTTAGTCTACAAAGAAACAAACTCTCCGGCTCAATTCCTCGTTCCATcggaaacttgacaagtttatctCTTCTTTACCTCGATCAAAATGAACTTTCAGGACCGATACCTTCGGAAATTGGAAGCCTGACCAATCTCACTATACTGAACCTTGGCAACAACAAATTCTTTGGTTCCTTGCCTCCTGAATTCAATAAGTTAACAGAGTTGACTGATTTGCAGCTGTATAACAATGAACTAGAGGGGGAACTACCAGAAGATGTATGTCTTGGGAGATCATTGCAAAATTTCTCCGTTCTCAATAATCATTTCACGGGTCCCATCCCCACAAGCCTAGAGAACTGCAGCACATTAATCAGATTGAGGCTCGACAGAAACCAACTTACTGGAAACATAACAGAAGCTTTCGGAATATATCCACGTCTAGAGTACATGGACTTGAGCAGCAATCATTTGAACGGCGAACTTtcgtggaaatgggagcattgTCGTAATCTAACGAGCTTGAGGATATCAAATAACGACATTTCTGGTGAGATACCCGCGATATTTGGACGGATGGCTCAATTACAGCTACTGGACCTTTCTTCAAATTATTTAAGCGGAGAGATTCCAAGGGAATTGGGAAGCCTGTCGATGCTATTAGAACTCGATTTAAGCAACAACTCGATCATGGGAAATGTCCCCACTGAGATTGGACTTTTATCCCATCTGACACAACTGAACTTGGCATTAAACAATTTGAGCGGATCGATACCAGTGCAGTTAGGCTCATGCAAAAGCTTGTGGAGCTTGAACTTGAGCATAAACAAATTTCAGAGAAGCATTCCTCCTGAGATAGGCAACACACAAGTCCTCGAGGTTCTTGATCTCAGTTATAATATTTTGTCAGAAAATATACCAGGAGAGCTTGCAAAACTGAGAAACTTGCAAATTCTAAATATCTCCCACAATAGCCTGTCTGGTTCCATCCCACAGTCTTTTGGTGATATGTCGGCCCTGACTTCTATCGATGTATCCTACAATGACCTGGAAGGTCCTCTCCCAAATGTCAAAGCTTTCAATGAGGCTCCATTCGAGGCAATTCAACATAACAAAGGGCTCTGTGGAAACGTTGTTGGTTTGCCGAAATGCAATTCCACCAGGAGCGAGAAGCACAATCGACATGTTGGAGTTAGTTTCGCCTTTATCCTAGTTCTCTCATTCTTGgggtttctccttttctcttgcGCCTTGGTCTTTCCAGTAATTGTCAATAATCGTCATAGAAGGATTAAGAAGAGAGAGGACAATAAACGGGGAAATGATTTGGATTTCATGAGTATTTTGGGTTATGATGGCAAAGTTTTCTATGATCGAATCATTGAGGCCACAGAAGGATTTGACTCCAAGTACTATGTGGGTGAAGGAGCATATGGAATTGTTTATAAAGCCGAGATATCAAAAGGTCAAACGTTTGCTGTCAAGCAAACCTCGTCATCCCAGGAAGATCCTGAGATCGTTGATTTGGCACCATTTGAAAGGGAAATTCAAGCATTGACAAGCATACGCCATCGCAATATCGTAAAATTTTATGGCTTCTGTTCTCATGCCCAACGCTGCTTTTTGGTGTATGAGTACTTGGAAAGAGGCAGCTTGAGAACAACTTTGAACGATCATCAAATAGCAATAGAATTTGGATGGGATAAGAGGATAAATGTGGTCCGAGGAGTTGCGGATGCATTGTCCTATATGCATCATGAATGTTCTCCTCCGTTGATTCATCGAGACTTGACCAGTAGCAACATTCTATTGGATCGTGATTATGAGGCTCATGTTTCTGATTTTGGTACTGCACGATTGTTGAAGCCGGATTCATCGAACTGGACGGCTATTGCTGGTACCATTGGGTATATTGCTCCAG AGCTAGCTTATTCTTCAGTTCCAACCGAAAAGTGTGATGTATATAGCTTTGGAGTCGTCGCATTAGAGACAATCATGGGAAAGCATCCAAGAGGTTATGTCTCTCGAGAATGTTCATCATCCGCCCAAACTAATTTGGTGATGTTGAAGGGTGTGCTGGATCAACGTCTCTCACCTTTGAGACTTGGCCTTCAAGATGCGCAGGACGTGGTCTTGATTGCCAAGCTAGCATTCAAGTGCTTGCAAGCCAATCCGAAGCTTCGACCTACAATGGGACAAGTCTCGCGTGAGCTTCGCTCTCAAGTACCCCTGGATATGCCACTCTCTGCAATCAACTTAGAGCAACTTCGTGATcccaatataaaaaaatttggagcatTTCAGGAGATG AGCTAG